ACCTTCAGCTTGAAGGCACCGAGGTGGAACTGGACAAGACCATCATCGAAGGTCTTGGGGACCCGTTGACTCACCTGGTGCGCAATTCCGCCGACCATGGCATCGAACCGCCGGCCGAGCGCGCCGCGGCGGGCAAGCCGGCCATGGGCACCATCACGCTCAAGGCCTATCATGCGGCCGGACAGGTCAACATTGAGATCGCCGATGACGGCCGCGGCCTGAATACCGAAAAAATACTGAACAAGGCCATGGAAAAGGGTCTGGTCTCGCCGGAGCAGGCCAAATCCATGTCCGAGAAGGAAAAGGCCCAGCTCATTTTTCTGCCGGGCCTGTCCACGGCCGAGAAAGTGACCGACGTGTCCGGGCGCGGCGTGGGCATGGACGTGGTCAAGTCCAACCTGGACCAGCTCGGCGGGCAGGTGGATATCGAGACCAGCCTGGGCACGGGCACCATCATACGCATCAAGCTGCCCCTGACCCTGGCCATCATCCCGAGCCTGCTCGTGTCGGTAGGCGAGGAGCGCTTCGCCATCCCCCAGGTCAATGTGGACGAGCTGCTGTCCGTACCCGCAGCCCAGATCGGCGAGCGCATCGAGATGGTCGGCGACGCCGAAGTGCTGCTTCTGCGCGGTGAGCTCATTCCGCTGCTTTATCTGTCCACGATTCTGGACCTGAGCACGAACGATTGCCAGGCCGCCAGAACGATTCCCAGAATGCTTGGCAAGGAGCATGAGGAGCGGGAAGAAGGCGCGGTGGAATGCCCGATGCGGGACATCAACCTTGTGGTGGTTTCGGCCGGACAATTCCGGTACGGACTTGTGGTGGACCAGCTGCACGATTCCGTGGAGATCGTGGTCAAGCCTCTGGGCCGTCATTTCAAGGACTGCCAGGGCTACGCCGGAGCGACCATCATGGGCGACGGGCATGTGGCCCTGATCCTGGACGTGGCCGGATTGGGAAGGCTCGGAGAGCTGAACCTGAGCCTTGAGCGGACGGTGCAGGCCAAGGAAGAGGAAACCAGGGACGATCAGGAAAAGATTTCCCTTTTCACCTTCCGCAACGCACCACAGGAATACTGCGCCGTACCGCTTGATCTGGTGGCGCGGGTGGAGCTCATCGACGCCTCGGAAATCGAGGAAGTGGGCGGCCGCCGCGTGATCAAGTACCGGGGCGGAACCCTGCCGGTCTTCTCCTTGGATCAGGCTACCAACGTGAGCATGCTGGAGCAGAGCGGCGAACTTGTGGTCATCGTTTTTCTCATGGCCGGACACGAGATCGGCCTTCTGGCCAAGGCTCCTGTGGACGCGGTGGAGGCCAGGGTGACTGTGGACACCTTCACCCTGAAACAACCCGGCATCAGCGGCTCGGCCATCATCGGCGGGCATACGACTCTCATCGTGGACATCCACGAACTGATCCAGACGGTCCAGCCGGACTGGTTCGCCGTGCGGGGCAGCATCGAGATCCCGGATGACGCCGGAGAGGTGGGCGTACCGCATCTGCTGCTGGTGGAGGATTCGGATTTTTTCCGCAACCAGGTGAAAAAATTCATCGAGGATGACGGCTACACGGTGGACACGGCGGCGGATGGCGCCATTGCCTGGTCCATGCTGACGGCCGGCCCGGAGAAATACGATCTGGTGGTCACGGACATCGAGATGCCGAACATGGACGGGTTCGAACTGACCCGCCTCATCCGGGCTGACGAACGCTTTTCCATGATGCCCATCATGGCGCTGACTTCCCTTGCCGGGGAGGAGGACGTGGCCCGGGGCAAGGCTCTCGGCGTGGACGATTATCTGGTCAAGCTGGACAAGGAGCGCCTGCTGCAGGCCATCTATGACTGCCTGAAGCGATATGCTTCATAATTTCATGTTTTCGTAGACGCCACAGCAAGAGATATGTGAGTGCGCTTCTTTGAATATTCAAAAATGTACGGAATCGGCTGTGTCATGTGGAGCAGCCTGATGACGTACCGCTGAACATTTTCAGGGAATGGAGCTTGGATATGTCAATTAGGATAAAGATTGTTTTATTCTTTCTTACTGTCGTTATTTTTTCTGTTGCCGGACTTTTTATTCTGTTCTTAAATCAGCAGGAGATGCACTCGAAATATGTCTGGGAATTGAAAAACGACATCCTTCATCAGATTGAAAGCAATGCGGAAAAGGTGAATACATATTTTTCGTACAGTGAGAAGATAACTCTGGATCTTGCTTCTTCCGGAGAGCAGTTCCTGCGTGTAAATAAAAAATATAATGTCTCGGAAGAAGAAGTCCAGAACTTCCTTGTCACGCTTGTCGGACGCCATCCTTTCATATCTGGAGGAGGAATATGGTTTGAGCCATATGCTTTTTCACCCGACAGAAAATATTACAGTGTTTTCTCCTATTGGGAAAATGGGAAGGTCAAGACGACTCTGGAGTACAATCTGCCCGAATTCGACTATCAGAATCAGGACTGGTATCTCACCGGTCTGCCGAAGAACTGGGACAGAAGCGTCAAACGGGAAAAGAACATTTACTGGTCCGCACCATACAAGGATCCGGTCAGCGATGTCTCCATGTTTTCTTTCATCGGTATCATGACCGGAGACGACCAGAAGATCATCGGCGTCTCCACGGTGGATGTCAGCCTGCAATATCTCGGCGATATTGTGTCGAAGATCACTCCCACCCCTTCCTCGAAGTCTTTTTCCGTGGACAGAGAAGGACATATTCTGGCCTATCCGGCGGAGCCGAAGCGCGTTCTGAGCTCCGTGAGGGATGTGCCCGAACTGGGGACGGTCATGGACGTTGCCGCTGGAGAATCCAAGATTTTTGAGGTCATGGAGAATGGCAGGGAATGGCTGATGTTTTATTCCCGCTCTGAAAACGGGGTCGGTCTCGGCGTCAGTGTGCCTGTGGACGAGCTGCTAGCCAGCGCCATGAAAATGAAACGGATGAGCCTCTGGGTCATGATCGGGCTGACCTCCGCGCTTCTTATTTTGGCTGTCATTGTTTTCTATGTGCAGGACAAGGTGGTCATCCGCCCGCTGAACAGGCTGGCCCATGCCGCCGCACGGGTGGCGGAAGGCCGTCTGGATATGCGGCTTACCGATTTTCAGCGTGATGAAATCGGAATGGTGGCCAAGGCCGTGGACGGCATGACCGTCAGCCTGAAGGGTATGATCACGGAAATCAGAGCGGGCGTGGACCAGCTGACCGCTTCTTCGGAGGCTTTGGCCGAAATTTCGGCACAGGTCTCCGGGGGAATCACCGTCGTGGCGGAGCGTACCGGCCAGGTGGCCGCCGCTACCGAAGAGATGAGCTCCAGCCAGAGTTCGGTGGCTGCGGCCATGGAGGAGGCGTCCATCAACGTGAACACTGTGGCTGCGGCCACGGAGGAAATGAGCGCCACCATCGGGGAGATTGCGGCCAATTCCAGCAAGGCCCGGGAAATTACGAGACAGGCCGTGGAGCAGGCCAGGAGTTCTTCCGTACGCGTGCACGAGCTGGGCACGGCGGCCAATGAAATCAACAAGGTTACCGAGGCCATCACGGCCATTTCTTCGCAGACCAATCTGCTGGCCTTGAATGCCACCATCGAGGCCGCCCGCGCCGGAGAGGCCGGACGCGGATTCGCCGTGGTGGCCAACGAAATCAAAGAATTGGCCCAGCAGACGGCCCGGTCCACAGAGGAAATTCAGAACAAGATTCAGGATATCCAGCAGGCCACGCAGCTGGCCGTGGGTGAGATCGGCCAGATTTCCGGCATCGTGACAGAAGTGGACGGCATTGTTTCGACCATTGCCGCCGCGGTGGAAGAGCAGAGTGTGACCACCCGGGATATCGCCGGAAACGTGGGGCAGGCTTCTCTGGGTTTGACCGAGGTCAATACCAATGTCAGCCGGAGTTCCGCCACTGCCCGTGAGATTGCTTCTGATGTGGCCGATGTCTCCGTAAAGGGTAATGAGATCCTTACGGCCAGCGAACAGGTGAAACTGAGCGCCGAGGATTTGGCGAAGACCGCCGAAAACCTCAAGGCTCTGGTTGCCCGGTTCAGGCTGGAGGCGTGATCCGGCGGGTTACGGATTTACCCGGATTCAGTCGTGAATTCCGGAAGAAAAGGAGATTCCATGACACAGCACGCTCAGGAGCGTAGCGGATCGTTTCAACTGGCCTGCTTTTACGTGGGGTCGGCCCTGTGCGGCATCGACATCAACGTGATTCAGGAAATGAACAAGCAGATGGCTATGACCAGAGTGCCCCAGGCCGCGCAGCATGTGCTGGGCATCATGAACCTGCGCGGCCGCATCGTGACCATCATCGATCTTGGCCGCAAACTGGGCCTTGCCCCGTCAAAGCGCACGGATACGAGCCGGATTATTATCGTCAATTCCCGCGAGGAAAATATTGGTTTCCTGGTGGATCGCATCAGCGACGTGGTCACGGCCAAATGGGAGGAAGTGGAGCCCACGCCGTCCAATATCAAGGGCGTGAAGGGCGCGTATTTCCGGGGCGTGTGCAAGGCGGGCAGGGAGCTGGTTGCGATCCTGGATGTGGAAAAGGTGCTGGCCGAGGACGTGTGATGGCCGGAAGGATCCGGCGTACGAGAATAAGGATGGGCGCATGAAGCTGCGGGTTCTGGTTGTGGACGATACCATCATGTATCGCAAGGTGGTGGGGGATATCCTGGCGGAAATCCCCGGCGTGGAAGTTGTGGGCACGGCCAACAACGGCAAGGTGGCCTTGAGCCGCATCGCGGCTCTGGAACCGGACCTCATCACGCTGGACGTGGAAATGCCGGTCATGGACGGCCTGGAGACGCTGCGGGAGATAGAGAAGAGCTATCCCGATCTGGGTGTGATCATGCTGTCCACCCTGACCAAGCGCGGCAGCGAAATCACCATGAAAGCCCTGGAGCTGGGCGCTTTCGACTTCATTGCCAAGCCCGATGCCGATGCCCGCCAGGAAAACGTCCAGACGCTGAAAAACGCCCTGACGCCACGGGTGACCGCCTTTGCCAGACGCCGGGAGCTTAAGACCCTTCTGAAACAGAAGCTGCGCCAGGGCGGAGCCACTCCGCCTCCTCTTTCGCCGCCTGCTCCGGGTCCGGGTGTGCCCCGGCGTGTGGGCAAATCCAGGGCCGTGGCCATAGGCATTTCCACGGGTGGTCCCAACGCGCTGGCCCGCATGCTGCCCAGATTGCCCAAACTCGGAGTGCCCATTTTTCTGGTGCAGCACATGCCCCCGCTCTTCACCAAGTCTCTGGCGGAGAGTCTGGACAGCAAGTGCCAGTATGAGGTGCGTGAGGCTTCGGACAATGAGACGGTGCGTCCCGACGTGGTCTATATTGCGCCGGGGGGCAGGCAGATGCGGGTAGCCGCCGGACCGGGGGGAACCAAGATCATCCAGATCACCGACGATCCGCCTGAAAACAACTGCCGGCCATCCGTGGACTACCTGTTCCGTTCCGTGGCCAAGGAATACGGGGCGCAGACCACCGGGGTGATCATGACCGGCATGGGCGGCGACGGCACCTTGGGGCTCAAGGCCCTGAAGGGCTTTGGCGCGGTGACGGTGGGGCAGGACGCGGAATCCTGCGTGGTTTACGGCATGCCCAAAACCGCCTTCGAAGCGGGTGTGGTGGACGTGGTGGCGCCTCTGGACGGGATTGCCCAGGAGATTGTCCGCACGGTGAAATAGCCATGCGGAATCCAAGGCGGCGGTTTTTGTTGATGGAATCAGGTGGGCTGAAGCGTCTATGAGTATCACGGCGGACGAATTGCGGGCTCTGACCCGGTATATCTACTCCATTTCCGGAGTGGCCCTGGATGCGAGCAAGGCCTATCTGGTGGAGACGCGCCTCAAACCCATGGTGCAGCAGTATGCCTGCGCGTCGTACATGGATCTTTACACCAGAGCCAAGGCCGACCGCAGCGGCGCCATGGAAAAGGAAATCATAAGCGCCATCACCACCAACGAAACCCTGTTTTTCCGTGACGCCTCGCCCTTTGAGGTGTTCAAGCATAAAATCATCCCCGATCTGGTGGATGCGCGTTCAAAGAGAGGAGCACGGCGTGTTCCCATCCGCATTTGGAGCGCGGCCTGTTCCACCGGCCAGGAAATTTACAGCATCGCCATCGCCCTGCGGGAAACTTTGGGGAATCTGGATAATTTCGACATTTCCCTGCTGGGCACGGATATTTCCGACGATGCCCTGGCCAAGGCCAGCCTTGGCCATTACAACAAGTTCGAGATCGAGCGCGGCCTGCCTCCGCAGACTCTGCACCGTTATTTCGTCCCACTGGAAAACGGATGGAAGATCCGCGACGAGATCAGGGGCATGGCCACGTTCAAAAAGTTCAATCTGATGAAGCCGTTTGCCGGATTGGGCAAGTTCGACGTGATTTTCTGT
Above is a window of Desulfomicrobium orale DSM 12838 DNA encoding:
- a CDS encoding chemotaxis protein CheW, whose protein sequence is MMMDDETLQMYVEEASEHLGDIENDLLAIEQAGRDIDEELVNKVFRAAHSIKGGAGFLGLTRIKDLGHKIENVLDMIRNRELTPDPEVVNVVLLAFDKLRDMIQNVAESNDADIGEHLAALTAAAEGSTVRPSAAPEQKPASPSSPPPAPSASGEMLEIRNRAGEVALSVDKTELEQTRKGGKTVYLLELDEERDVRGKGKTLAGIRDSLDSTGTILAASVDLSAPLSPGQSFYLLFVSIIEDDILPALLDLRAETVLTIPAPSAAPSAPAPSIVPAAAVASPAAFMPDDSPAPAAEVTAPAPEPAAVRPVAPARTEDDARAKSTRSGSQTESLRVHVSLLEDLMNLAGELVLSRNQLMQAISSNAPHQIEVAGQRIDLVTSELQETIMLTRMQTVGTIFNKFPRVVRDLARSLGKEIDLQLEGTEVELDKTIIEGLGDPLTHLVRNSADHGIEPPAERAAAGKPAMGTITLKAYHAAGQVNIEIADDGRGLNTEKILNKAMEKGLVSPEQAKSMSEKEKAQLIFLPGLSTAEKVTDVSGRGVGMDVVKSNLDQLGGQVDIETSLGTGTIIRIKLPLTLAIIPSLLVSVGEERFAIPQVNVDELLSVPAAQIGERIEMVGDAEVLLLRGELIPLLYLSTILDLSTNDCQAARTIPRMLGKEHEEREEGAVECPMRDINLVVVSAGQFRYGLVVDQLHDSVEIVVKPLGRHFKDCQGYAGATIMGDGHVALILDVAGLGRLGELNLSLERTVQAKEEETRDDQEKISLFTFRNAPQEYCAVPLDLVARVELIDASEIEEVGGRRVIKYRGGTLPVFSLDQATNVSMLEQSGELVVIVFLMAGHEIGLLAKAPVDAVEARVTVDTFTLKQPGISGSAIIGGHTTLIVDIHELIQTVQPDWFAVRGSIEIPDDAGEVGVPHLLLVEDSDFFRNQVKKFIEDDGYTVDTAADGAIAWSMLTAGPEKYDLVVTDIEMPNMDGFELTRLIRADERFSMMPIMALTSLAGEEDVARGKALGVDDYLVKLDKERLLQAIYDCLKRYAS
- a CDS encoding protein-glutamate methylesterase/protein-glutamine glutaminase, translating into MKLRVLVVDDTIMYRKVVGDILAEIPGVEVVGTANNGKVALSRIAALEPDLITLDVEMPVMDGLETLREIEKSYPDLGVIMLSTLTKRGSEITMKALELGAFDFIAKPDADARQENVQTLKNALTPRVTAFARRRELKTLLKQKLRQGGATPPPLSPPAPGPGVPRRVGKSRAVAIGISTGGPNALARMLPRLPKLGVPIFLVQHMPPLFTKSLAESLDSKCQYEVREASDNETVRPDVVYIAPGGRQMRVAAGPGGTKIIQITDDPPENNCRPSVDYLFRSVAKEYGAQTTGVIMTGMGGDGTLGLKALKGFGAVTVGQDAESCVVYGMPKTAFEAGVVDVVAPLDGIAQEIVRTVK
- a CDS encoding methyl-accepting chemotaxis protein, translated to MHSKYVWELKNDILHQIESNAEKVNTYFSYSEKITLDLASSGEQFLRVNKKYNVSEEEVQNFLVTLVGRHPFISGGGIWFEPYAFSPDRKYYSVFSYWENGKVKTTLEYNLPEFDYQNQDWYLTGLPKNWDRSVKREKNIYWSAPYKDPVSDVSMFSFIGIMTGDDQKIIGVSTVDVSLQYLGDIVSKITPTPSSKSFSVDREGHILAYPAEPKRVLSSVRDVPELGTVMDVAAGESKIFEVMENGREWLMFYSRSENGVGLGVSVPVDELLASAMKMKRMSLWVMIGLTSALLILAVIVFYVQDKVVIRPLNRLAHAAARVAEGRLDMRLTDFQRDEIGMVAKAVDGMTVSLKGMITEIRAGVDQLTASSEALAEISAQVSGGITVVAERTGQVAAATEEMSSSQSSVAAAMEEASINVNTVAAATEEMSATIGEIAANSSKAREITRQAVEQARSSSVRVHELGTAANEINKVTEAITAISSQTNLLALNATIEAARAGEAGRGFAVVANEIKELAQQTARSTEEIQNKIQDIQQATQLAVGEIGQISGIVTEVDGIVSTIAAAVEEQSVTTRDIAGNVGQASLGLTEVNTNVSRSSATAREIASDVADVSVKGNEILTASEQVKLSAEDLAKTAENLKALVARFRLEA
- a CDS encoding chemotaxis protein CheW; this encodes MTQHAQERSGSFQLACFYVGSALCGIDINVIQEMNKQMAMTRVPQAAQHVLGIMNLRGRIVTIIDLGRKLGLAPSKRTDTSRIIIVNSREENIGFLVDRISDVVTAKWEEVEPTPSNIKGVKGAYFRGVCKAGRELVAILDVEKVLAEDV
- a CDS encoding CheR family methyltransferase; translation: MSITADELRALTRYIYSISGVALDASKAYLVETRLKPMVQQYACASYMDLYTRAKADRSGAMEKEIISAITTNETLFFRDASPFEVFKHKIIPDLVDARSKRGARRVPIRIWSAACSTGQEIYSIAIALRETLGNLDNFDISLLGTDISDDALAKASLGHYNKFEIERGLPPQTLHRYFVPLENGWKIRDEIRGMATFKKFNLMKPFAGLGKFDVIFCRNVAIYFTPADKKAVFEKIAGALEPDGALIIGSTESLTGVTAMYEPRRYLRSVFYQPVSGAASAAPIKAASVPPAPPVQRSVSLTSRPASAAPAPPPRPSVVAAPPLPSHPEPPLPVDTPPTPQPVEPAVEHPATEFPVSSPPPRAPFCAPLLVLWEINPR